In one window of Cydia pomonella isolate Wapato2018A chromosome 16, ilCydPomo1, whole genome shotgun sequence DNA:
- the LOC133526345 gene encoding low density lipoprotein receptor adapter protein 1-like: protein MTTFIRKMLKNRTKHKKLEEWALAECEGESWWREARESTGKDASVDVRYAGMVPVERAASAPATAIAVRSALHSAKTLNKKLQRVSLDISSKGIVVTDADTHDNVLSISIYRISYCSADAANARVFAVVEGRGCEHVAHVFTCPRSRHARALALALAHAFNDAYQAWQNNHQGSSLQRNDKRSSPWERFPQESDEEELEDEQWQAQAPLVTFA, encoded by the exons AACTAGAAGAATGGGCGCTAGCAGAATGCGAGGGCGAGAGTTGGTGGCGCGAGGCACGGGAGTCAACCGGCAAAGATGCCTCGGTGGACGTGCGGTACGCTGGCATGGTGCCCGTcgagcgcgccgcctccgcGCCCGCTACCGCCATCGCTGTCCGCTCCGCCTTACACTCCGCCAAGA CTCTGAACAAAAAGTTGCAGCGAGTGAGTCTCGACATTAGCTCAAAAGGCATCGTGGTCACTGATGCCGACACTCATGACAATGTGCTAAGCATATCCATCTACAG GATCTCGTACTGTTCAGCAGATGCAGCCAACGCTCGAGTGTTCGCGGTGGTGGAAGGGCGCGGCTGCGAGCACGTCGCGCACGTGTTCACGTGCCCGCGCAGCCGGCATGCGCGCGCGCTCGCGCTTGCCCTTGCGCACGCTTTTAACGATGCCTATCAG GCATGGCAGAATAACCACCAAGGCAGCTCCTTACAGCGCAACGACAAACGCTCATCACCCTGG GAGCGATTTCCTCAAGAGTCTGATGAAGAAGAGTTGGAAGACGAACAGTGGCAGGCGCAGGCTCCTCTGGTCACATTCGCGTGA
- the LOC133526346 gene encoding lysozyme 1-like, which produces MNFCFRILCYLCLVVVMLCSNALGVYISNLNEACYRCLCHVAGCNTSHACSGGYCGPFYISRVYWVDAGKPTLPDDDPVREQAFEDCARDYHCSLKIIEGYMAKFGKDCNGDGVTNCFDYMMINHHGGGACHYPLDADPLGRRRLALFNQCRF; this is translated from the exons ATGAATTTTTGTTTTAGGATATTGTGTTATTTGTGTTTAGTGGTTGTTATGTTATGTTCCAACGCTCTCG GAGTATACATCTCCAACTTGAACGAAGCCTGCTACCGCTGCCTCTGCCATGTGGCCGGCTGCAACACGTCGCATGCCTGCTCGGGGGGCTACTGCGGGCCCTTCTACATATCTAGAGTGTACTGGGTGGATGCTGGCAAGCCCACGCTGCCTGACGATGATCCCGTGAGGGAGCAAG CGTTTGAAGACTGCGCGCGGGATTACCACTGCTCTCTAAAGATAATTGAAGGCTACATGGCGAAGTTTGGAAAG GACTGCAACGGCGACGGCGTGACGAACTGCTTCGACTACATGATGATAAACCACCACGGCGGAGGCGCCTGCCACTATCCTCTGGACGCAGACCCGCTAGGACGACGCAGGCTGGCACTGTTCAACCAGTGCCGTTTTTAA
- the LOC133526280 gene encoding uncharacterized protein LOC133526280: MLSETADSEREDFETKYHELVAGARNLLGARPLHSATLDAAREESVASFVDAHQAGGHKSNCVRLPKIDLPTFQGHYQHWLEFRDTFISLIHSREDMDNINKLHYLRASLKGSALLVIDNLDFKSENYTSAWKLLCSRYDNKRLLVNNHVKELFNAERISNESCASIRRLIDVTNKNLRALSTLDEPTQHWDTLIIHMMTEKLDSVTHRAWEEHRNTLTDPPSLEVFITFLSNRADLLETLQESKGNSCKTENKNSTNLCIATTNNNNSFNNKNTNKTFNKQHKKIFTCPVCNQTHFLFNCETFRALPIESRIQKAKESKVCLNCLRPGHLEKSCNLVPCKYCKKRHNTLLHLHEPVAHSEPTASPVCNFAESSHDVPQCTTAPHALLSTAIVKVRDGAGNVHTARLLLDNGSSCHFVTESLCGKLGLSRRSMGSTLTGVNKKKSQLTQSCSLTIMSCYEDYSFTVNCYILQQITEAIPTSYFNIDHISLPKGIVLADPSFNVPSAIDILVGADVFWSVLGHNSIELSKNLPKLFETKLGWLVVRDLAHRKSPSSAPVCNFAHAEPNPDLTRFWELDTVAAKHSLSPEERACEENFYRTTTRSEDGRFIVTMPLKEDPAVLGDSFQRAKCRFLSLERKFTREPIFKERYIDFMREYERLGHMTENKESSAGCLQSKVNYYLPHHGVLRESSQTTKLRPVFDASAPSSTGVSLNQIQMVGPTVQEDLYSILLRFRQHKYIVTGDVEKMYRAIDLTPSQRSLQQIIWRYDSSEPLKTYTLNTVSFGQASAPYLATKCLVSLASSAIDSDVKQSIQRDFYVDDFLSGSSTIKDTIRLCKGVISTLKSAQFNLRKFQSNNKYILEQISPSSEPNNILDISSTDNNSSSKTLGLNWICDSDMMSFAISIQHNEKVTKRHILSVISQIFDPLGLVNPCIVEAKIVMQRLWIEKCSWDQEVSQEIKEMWLSFVNTLPLLNYVMVPRWVIADNSVSHEIHVFSDASERAYGACLYIRSIDTSGQVQVHLLTSKSKIVPIKPTTIPRLELCGALMAARLCKKVVSSLTLQFSECRFWCDSTIVLGWLNTPPNNLKSFVRNRVHEIQESSGGHTWSYVPSKDNPADLVSRGVKADQISGSSLWWSGPTFLSEPESHWPKMPNTHVKHDLPELITCSLALVDDRSTDCISKLIENKSRFINLQNVTAYLLRFIHNCKNQNNKLTGHLSVQELQNSLNLITQKAQQEMFPDEYAVLKAGKALPNKNRLISLTPFLDTNSIMRVGGRLDNSPYCYNTKHPIILCSKHHLTKIIFRHFHIKCLHAPSRLLLGTIKQTYWPLGGTNLAKNTVNKCVRCFRFKHDTVQPIMGQLPATRTELEFPFLHCCVDYAGPVLIADRKGRGCKLIKSFLAIFICNSTKACHIELVTALSSEAYIAALKRFVSRRGLPLSITSDNGTNFVGACNELAQLLMESDLEGKVAQEGIEFKFVPAYTPHFNGLAEAAVRSTKHHLKRLLQTTHFTYEEMATCLTEIEAALNSRPLTPFSTDPSDFSALTPSHFLIGRSLTSIPQPQVSDVNINRLERYRRIQVIRQHFWSRFSVEYVGLLQQKLKWQSSNKELKVGSLVLIKDRALPPLVWSLGRVAQLYPGNDGVSRVAEIKTRRGTIRRAFNNICPLPDF, from the coding sequence ATGCTTTCGGAAACCGCGGATTCAGAACGCGAAGATTTCGAAACAAAGTACCACGAGCTAGTGGCGGGGGCGCGCAACCTGCTCGGCGCGCGTCCGCTGCACTCCGCGACCTTGGACGCTGCGCGTGAGGAATCCGTGGCGAGTTTCGTCGATGCTCATCAGGCAGGTGGTCATAAATCTAATTGTGTTAGGTTGCCAAAAATAGATTTACCTACTTTTCAAGGTCACTATCAGCACTGGCTTGAGTTTAGGGATACATTTATCTCATTGATACATTCCAGAGAAGATATggataatattaataagttacattATCTTCGCGCGTCTTTAAAAGGTAGTGCCCTACTTGTCATAGATAACTTAGATTTTAAATCTGAGAATTACACTTCTGCTTGGAAATTATTGTGCAGTAGGTACGATAATAAAAGGTTGCTTGTAAATAATCACGTCAAGGAACTTTTTAACGCTGAGCGAATCAGCAATGAATCTTGTGCATCAATTAGACGTCTTATAGATGTTACTAACAAAAACCTGCGTGCACTTTCTACATTAGATGAACCCACTCAACATTGGGACACATTAATTATTCATATGATGACAGAAAAATTGGACAGTGTGACGCATAGGGCATGGGAGGAGCATAGAAATACTCTCACTGATCCTCCATCTTTAGAGGTATTTATTACTTTCCTTAGCAACAGAGCAGACTTGCTGGAGACTTTGCAAGAAAGTAAAGGTAACAGTTgtaaaactgaaaataaaaatagtaccaACCTATGTATAGCTACAactaacaataataattcattcaacaataaaaatacaaacaaaacattCAACAAAcagcataaaaaaatatttacatgtcCCGTTTGCAATCAAACTCATTTTCTCTTTAACTGTGAAACATTCAGAGCCCTTCCTATAGAGAGTCGTATTCAAAAGGCTAAAGAATCAAAGGTCTGTCTTAATTGTTTACGGCCCGGGCACTTAGAAAAAAGTTGCAACCTTGTGCcatgtaaatattgtaaaaaaaggcatAACACGCTTTTACATTTGCATGAGCCCGTAGCTCATTCTGAGCCTACGGCTTCCCCTGTTTGTAACTTCGCCGAGTCAAGCCATGATGTACCGCAATGTACTACTGCGCCGCATGCTTTGCTGTCCACAGCGATCGTGAAGGTGCGCGACGGCGCGGGCAACGTGCATACGGCCCGGCTGCTTCTGGACAACGGAAGTTCCTGCCACTTCGTAACAGAATCACTCTGCGGTAAGCTGGGTTTGTCGCGACGTAGTATGGGCTCCACGTTGACAGGTGTCAATAAGAAAAAATCACAGCTTACACAGTCTTGCAGCCTTACTATAATGTCGTGTTATGAGGATTACAGCTTTACTGTGAACTGTTACATATTACAGCAGATCACAGAAGCAATTCCGACTTCTTACTTTAATATAGACCATATTTCTCTTCCAAAAGGAATCGTTTTGGCTGACCCTTCTTTTAATGTACCGTCAGCAATAGACATTTTAGTTGGGGCCGATGTATTTTGGTCCGTCTTAGGTCACAATTCTATTGAATTAAGTAAAAACTTACCGAAGTTGTTTGAAACGAAGCTGGGTTGGTTGGTGGTTAGGGATCTTGCCCATCGTAAATCACCGTCTTCTGCTCCAGTTTGTAATTTTGCGCATGCGGAGCCTAACCCAGATTTAACTCGTTTTTGGGAGTTAGACACGGTCGCAGCCAAGCACTCTTTGTCACCAGAGGAACGCGCCTGTGAAGAAAATTTCTATCGCACTACAACTCGCAGCGAGGATGGCCGGTTTATCGTCACGATGCCGCTAAAGGAAGATCCTGCTGTCTTAGGCGACTCGTTTCAAAGGGCAAAGTGCCGTTTCCTGTCTTTAGAGCGTAAGTTTACTCGAGAGCCGATTTTTAAGGAAAGATATATCGACTTCATGCGGGAATACGAGCGTTTAGGTCATATGACTGAAAACAAAGAGTCTTCAGCTGGCTGTCTTCAATCCAAGGTCAATTATTACCTGCCACATCATGGTGTGCTTCGCGAATCGAGCCAAACAACAAAGCTGCGTCCTGTTTTTGATGCTTCAGCACCTTCAAGCACTGGCGTGTCTCTTAACCAGATTCAAATGGTCGGACCAACTGTCCAGGAAGACCTTTATTCCATTTTGCTGCGTTTCCGGCAGCACAAGTACATCGTAACTGGTGACGTCGAGAAAATGTATAGGGCGATTGACCTTACACCTTCTCAACGCTCTCTTCAGCAAATAATTTGGCGATATGATTCCTCAGAGCCTTTAAAAACCTACACTCTTAATACCGTCAGCTTTGGACAAGCTTCGGCACCGTACCTAGCAACTAAGTGTTTGGTTTCATTGGCATCTAGTGCCATCGATAGCGACGTCAAACAATCTATTCAGCGGGATTTTTATGTCGATGATTTTTTGAGCGGCTCGTCGACTATTAAAGACACAATTAGGCTGTGCAAGGGTGTCATATCTACTTTAAAATCAGCGCAGTTCAATTTAAGAAAATTTCAATCGAATAATAAGTACATACTTGAACAAATTTCGCCTAGTTCAGAGCCAAATAATATTCTGGACATTTCAAGCACTGATAACAATAGTTCTTCAAAGACTTTAGGTTTAAACTGGATTTGTGACTCTGATATGATGTCATTTGCTATTAGCATTCAACATAATGAAAAAGTCACAAAACGTCATATTTTATCAGTCATCAGCCAAATATTCGATCCATTAGGCCTAGTTAACCCTTGCATTGTCGAGGCAAAAATTGTGATGCAGAGGCTTTGGATTGAAAAGTGCTCTTGGGATCAAGAGGTCTCGCAGGAAATCAAGGAAATGTGGTTATCATTTGTTAACACTTTGCCTCTTCTTAACTATGTAATGGTACCTCGCTGGGTGATTGCTGATAACTCAGTGAGCCATGAAATTCACGTCTTTTCAGACGCTTCAGAGCGTGCATATGGTGCGTGTCTATACATTCGTTCGATTGATACGTCAGGTCAGGTACAAGTGCATCTTTTGACatctaaaagtaaaatagtcCCAATTAAGCCAACCACCATACCTAGGCTTGAATTGTGTGGGGCTTTGATGGCTGCAAGGTTGTGTAAAAAAGTGGTAAGCTCATTGACTCTGCAATTTAGTGAATGTAGATTCTGGTGTGACTCGACCATTGTACTGGGGTGGTTAAATACACCACCAAATAATTTGAAAAGCTTTGTTCGCAATAGGGTCCACGAGATCCAAGAGAGCAGTGGAGGTCACACGTGGAGCTACGTACCGTCGAAGGACAATCCGGCGGATCTTGTTTCTCGTGGGGTGAAGGCTGACCAAATCAGCGGTTCATCCTTGTGGTGGTCAGGTCCGACATTTCTGTCGGAACCAGAATCTCATTGGCCAAAAATGCCCAACACACACGTGAAGCACGATCTACCTGAGTTGATTACATGTTCTCTGGCGCTTGTTGATGATCGTAGTACTGATTGCATTTCTAAATTAATCGAAAACAAATCAAGATTTATTAACTTACAAAACGTAACCGCGTACTTGCTAAGATTTATACATAACTGTAAAAATCAGAACAATAAATTAACTGGTCATCTTTCAGTTCAAGAACTTCAAAATTCGTTAAATTTAATAACCCAAAAAGCACAACAGGAAATGTTCCCTGACGAATATGCTGTTCTAAAAGCCGGCAAGGCACTACCTAACAAAAATCGTTTGATTTCATTAACGCCTTTCTTAGATACAAATAGTATCATGCGAGTTGGTGGCAGGCTTGATAATTCTCCTTATTGTTATAACACAAAGCATCCAATTATTTTATGTAGCAAACACCATTtaacaaaaatcatttttcgacattttcatattaaatGTTTACATGCCCCATCTCGACTTCTTCTAGGAActataaaacaaacttattggcCATTAGGTGGCACAAATCTTGCGAAAAACACCGTAAACAAATGTGTACGTTGTTTTCGCTTCAAACATGACACAGTTCAACCCATCATGGGGCAGTTACCTGCGACACGAACTGAATTAGAGTTCCCTTTTTTACATTGTTGCGTCGATTACGCAGGGCCAGTGTTGATAGCAGATAGGAAAGGTAGAGGATGCAAGCTTATAAAATCTTTCTTGGCAATCTTCATTTGCAACTCGACCAAAGCCTGTCACATCGAGCTCGTCACGGCTCTCTCTAGTGAGGCGTACATTGCTGCTTTAAAGCGTTTTGTCTCTCGTCGTGGGTTACCATTGTCCATTACAAGTGACAATGGGACTAATTTTGTTGGCGCTTGTAATGAACTGGCACAACTCCTTATGGAGTCAGATCTTGAAGGTAAGGTAGCGCAGGAAGGCATCGAATTTAAATTTGTACCTGCTTACACTCCTCACTTCAACGGTTTGGCAGAAGCAGCCGTTCGCTCCACAAAGCATCATCTTAAGCGACTGCTACAAACTACTCACTTCACTTATGAGGAAATGGCGACTTGCCTGACAGAAATAGAAGCAGCGTTAAACAGTCGTCCTCTCACCCCATTTTCCACTGATCCCTCCGATTTTTCGGCTTTAACTCCTTCTCACTTTTTAATTGGCCGTTCACTTACGTCTATACCTCAGCCACAAGTGTCTGATGTGAACATCAATCGTCTGGAACGATATAGGCGAATCCAGGTCATACGGCAGCATTTCTGGTCCCGGTTCTCGGTTGAATACGTCGGCCTGCTGCAGCAAAAACTGAAGTGGCAATCTTCGAACAAGGAGCTGAAAGTCGGATCGCTGGTTTTAATAAAAGACCGGGCTCTTCCACCCCTAGTGTGGTCTTTAGGGCGAGTAGCTCAACTGTACCCAGGCAACGACGGAGTCAGTAGGGTTGCGGAAATAAAGACGAGGAGAGGAACCATTCGGAGGGCCTTTAATAACATCTGTCCCCTTCCAGATTTTTGA
- the LOC133526342 gene encoding uncharacterized protein LOC133526342 isoform X2: MYHFHLYIFCIIAAIINTVDNKRYDIEEESKNEFGLDFQSVLRQFRRSDDYVKILKMRTNEFNVFFADVIYHSLDWHYHKMKAEIEATYGLNQTTSPPVTMTTTTRQSQAKAKARMLQSKLNARRQAGAKEFERSMQNIKHIDEHPKLSSHLSVAERNHFKQLAFEYAGETIHSAIRAFGGELSDGHGSTQLNFVGITSTPHALRHVVGSKKTLEVTKDDSGKSHKVSKRYLLVSKVYPSIFRD, from the exons ATGTATCACTtccatttatatatattttgtatcatAGCTG cTATTATTAATACGGTGGACAATAAGAGATACGACATTGAAGAAGAATCTAAAAATGAGTTTGGCCTCGATTTTCAAAGCGTCTTGCGACAATTTCGAAGATCGGACGATTacgtcaaaatattaaaaatgagg ACAAAtgaatttaatgtgttttttgcGGATGTAATATACCACAGCTTAGATTGGCATTATCATAAAATGAAAGCGGAGATAGAAGCTACGTATGGCCTCAACCAAACAACAAGCCCGCCAGTAACCATGACAACAACCACTCGACAATCACA AGCTAAAGCGAAAGCCCGTATGCTGcaatcaaaattaaatgcgcgCCGTCAAGCTGGAGCCAAGGAGTTCGAGAGGTCGATGCAGAACATTAAGCATATCGATGAACACCCCAAGCTGAGTTCCCACCTGTCGGTGGCGGAGAGGAACCACTTTAAGCAACTCGCATTCGAATACGCTGG AGAAACTATTCACTCTGCAATTAGAGCATTTGGAGGGGAACTGTCGGATGGACATGGTAGCACTCAATTGAACTTCGTAGGAATAACCTCCACACCACACGCGTTGAGACACGTA GTTGGCTCTAAGAAAACGCTAGAAGTCACAAAAGACGACTCAGGAAAATCGCACAAAGTCAGTAAAAGATATCTTTTAGTATCGAAAGTATATCCATCAATTTTCAGGGATTGA
- the LOC133526342 gene encoding uncharacterized protein LOC133526342 isoform X1 gives MYHFHLYIFCIIAAIINTVDNKRYDIEEESKNEFGLDFQSVLRQFRRSDDYVKILKMRTNEFNVFFADVIYHSLDWHYHKMKAEIEATYGLNQTTSPPVTMTTTTRQSQASTVCIPGGSTQKTCPPPGSSATVPASRQLLYAAKAKARMLQSKLNARRQAGAKEFERSMQNIKHIDEHPKLSSHLSVAERNHFKQLAFEYAGETIHSAIRAFGGELSDGHGSTQLNFVGITSTPHALRHVVGSKKTLEVTKDDSGKSHKVSKRYLLVSKVYPSIFRD, from the exons ATGTATCACTtccatttatatatattttgtatcatAGCTG cTATTATTAATACGGTGGACAATAAGAGATACGACATTGAAGAAGAATCTAAAAATGAGTTTGGCCTCGATTTTCAAAGCGTCTTGCGACAATTTCGAAGATCGGACGATTacgtcaaaatattaaaaatgagg ACAAAtgaatttaatgtgttttttgcGGATGTAATATACCACAGCTTAGATTGGCATTATCATAAAATGAAAGCGGAGATAGAAGCTACGTATGGCCTCAACCAAACAACAAGCCCGCCAGTAACCATGACAACAACCACTCGACAATCACA AGCATCCACCGTTTGCATCCCTGGGGGTTCCACACAAAAAACCTGTCCACCACCGGGAAGCTCTGCCACAGTTCCGGCCAGCCGCCAATTGTTGTACGC AGCTAAAGCGAAAGCCCGTATGCTGcaatcaaaattaaatgcgcgCCGTCAAGCTGGAGCCAAGGAGTTCGAGAGGTCGATGCAGAACATTAAGCATATCGATGAACACCCCAAGCTGAGTTCCCACCTGTCGGTGGCGGAGAGGAACCACTTTAAGCAACTCGCATTCGAATACGCTGG AGAAACTATTCACTCTGCAATTAGAGCATTTGGAGGGGAACTGTCGGATGGACATGGTAGCACTCAATTGAACTTCGTAGGAATAACCTCCACACCACACGCGTTGAGACACGTA GTTGGCTCTAAGAAAACGCTAGAAGTCACAAAAGACGACTCAGGAAAATCGCACAAAGTCAGTAAAAGATATCTTTTAGTATCGAAAGTATATCCATCAATTTTCAGGGATTGA